A genomic stretch from Streptomyces venezuelae ATCC 10712 includes:
- a CDS encoding serine/threonine-protein kinase, which yields MEPLNAEDPVSIGPFRLLGRLGVGGMGRVFLARSAGGRTVAVKVVHAELAAQDEFRRRFAREVASLERVGGTGTAPVLGSDTTADSPWVAIGYVPGPSLRAVVGDEFGPLPPATVKALAGGLARALVHIHAAGLVHRDLKPSNVLLTVDGPRIIDFGIARAVDTIADGGGLTSTGAVVGSPGFMSPEQVRGERLSPASDIFCLGSVLAYAATGRSPFGTVDSGVHATMFRIAHDEPDLTDLAPELSGLIRACLAKDPAGRPSAEEIAETLPVPDPWLPAGVLARLGRHAARLLEAETETESETSTGGGTSTGTGSGSGAGSGSGSGAGDPTPSTPLPSTPLPSTGATAPQPPARRPRRTALVAGLTAVVVAAAAGAAYTFWPDPGNGGGGQKNRAGGQTGNVSAQPAGIVPAGFLGAWEGVVQGSPNHPRETARIEIGQGAAGTKNAVYVQVAENRLCMGRSRLVSADEDKVVFGESDVTTSVPAQRCVPAAHQTLTLRSPDVLEWTSGTAKATFRKAPTGTNVVPAKYLGTWTRIPAPEIYGENDHRFTSQVTITQGPVGAPVVNTLDGYPRTVDGVMLDEDWSCGTTAVLAGVGNMLIVGPATRDTNAWDRECQEGLSRYLVVDKLKGKDRLLVYPMLDGEPNEYYRS from the coding sequence GTGGAGCCATTGAACGCGGAAGACCCGGTCAGCATCGGCCCGTTCCGTCTGCTCGGCCGCCTCGGCGTCGGAGGGATGGGCCGGGTCTTCCTGGCGCGTTCGGCCGGCGGGCGGACGGTCGCCGTGAAGGTCGTGCACGCCGAACTGGCCGCGCAGGACGAGTTCCGGCGCCGGTTCGCCCGCGAGGTCGCCTCGCTGGAACGGGTCGGCGGCACCGGCACCGCGCCCGTGCTCGGCTCCGACACCACCGCCGACTCCCCCTGGGTGGCCATCGGCTACGTGCCCGGGCCCTCGCTGCGGGCCGTCGTCGGCGACGAGTTCGGGCCGCTGCCGCCCGCGACCGTGAAGGCCCTGGCCGGCGGGCTCGCCCGCGCCCTCGTCCACATCCACGCCGCCGGGCTCGTCCACCGCGACCTCAAGCCGTCCAACGTGCTGCTCACCGTCGACGGGCCGCGGATCATCGACTTCGGCATCGCGCGCGCCGTCGACACCATCGCCGACGGCGGCGGTCTGACCAGCACCGGGGCGGTCGTCGGCTCCCCCGGCTTCATGTCACCCGAGCAGGTCCGCGGCGAGCGCCTCTCGCCGGCCTCGGACATCTTCTGCCTCGGCTCGGTCCTCGCGTACGCGGCGACCGGCCGCTCGCCGTTCGGCACGGTGGACAGCGGCGTGCACGCCACCATGTTCCGCATCGCCCACGACGAGCCCGACCTGACGGATCTCGCGCCCGAGCTGTCCGGTCTCATCCGGGCCTGCCTCGCCAAGGACCCGGCGGGCCGCCCCTCGGCCGAGGAGATCGCCGAGACCCTGCCGGTCCCCGACCCCTGGCTCCCGGCGGGCGTCCTGGCCCGCCTCGGACGGCACGCGGCGCGGCTCCTGGAGGCGGAGACGGAGACGGAGAGCGAGACGAGTACGGGCGGCGGGACGAGTACGGGCACGGGCTCCGGCTCGGGTGCCGGCTCCGGGTCCGGCTCGGGTGCCGGGGACCCGACCCCGTCCACCCCGCTGCCGTCCACCCCGCTGCCGTCCACCGGTGCCACGGCCCCCCAGCCGCCCGCCCGGCGGCCCCGCCGCACCGCCCTCGTCGCCGGACTGACCGCCGTCGTGGTGGCCGCCGCGGCCGGCGCCGCGTACACCTTCTGGCCCGACCCGGGCAACGGCGGAGGCGGGCAGAAGAACCGCGCCGGGGGCCAGACCGGCAACGTCTCCGCCCAGCCCGCCGGCATCGTCCCGGCCGGCTTCCTCGGCGCCTGGGAAGGCGTCGTCCAGGGCTCCCCGAACCACCCCAGGGAGACCGCCCGGATCGAGATCGGCCAGGGCGCGGCGGGCACCAAGAACGCGGTCTACGTCCAGGTCGCCGAGAACCGGCTGTGCATGGGCCGCTCCCGGCTCGTCTCGGCCGACGAGGACAAGGTCGTGTTCGGCGAGTCCGACGTGACGACCAGCGTGCCCGCCCAGCGCTGCGTGCCCGCCGCCCACCAGACCCTCACCCTGCGCTCCCCCGACGTCCTCGAATGGACCTCCGGCACCGCGAAGGCCACCTTCCGCAAGGCCCCCACCGGCACGAACGTCGTCCCCGCCAAGTACCTCGGCACCTGGACGCGGATCCCCGCCCCGGAGATCTACGGCGAGAACGACCACCGCTTCACCTCGCAGGTCACGATCACCCAGGGGCCCGTCGGCGCCCCCGTGGTCAACACCCTCGACGGCTACCCGCGCACCGTCGACGGCGTGATGCTCGACGAGGACTGGTCCTGCGGCACCACGGCCGTCCTGGCGGGCGTCGGCAACATGCTGATCGTCGGCCCCGCCACCCGGGACACCAACGCCTGGGACCGCGAATGCCAGGAGGGCCTCTCCCGCTACCTGGTCGTCGACAAGCTGAAGGGCAAGGACCGCCTCCTCGTCTACCCGATGCTCGACGGCGAACCGAACGAGTACTACCGCTCGTAA
- a CDS encoding LysR family transcriptional regulator, producing MTITDVHVRELRYFVAVAEELHFTRAAERSYVSQPALSKQIRSLERQLGAPLFDRDRRGVALTPAGTALLPHARAVLAAWESGHEAVRRAREAERGTLVVGMSTSPGRGGLLPAIRSRFTAAHPEAVLKLRQVAWEDPTAGLADGSSDVAFVWLPLLGEERFRWVVVAAEPRLVALPESHPLAARERLDFADLLDEPFLALPATGPELRDHWLALDARGGRPPVIGAEIASADEAYEALVGGLGVCLVAAGNAPLLARDGVVTRPVDGVTPTYFVLAWRADDTRPLVAAYARAAAGTGRRTA from the coding sequence ATGACGATCACGGACGTCCACGTGCGCGAGCTGCGGTATTTCGTCGCGGTCGCGGAGGAGCTCCACTTCACCCGGGCCGCCGAGCGGTCGTACGTGTCCCAGCCCGCGCTCAGCAAGCAGATCCGGTCCCTGGAGCGGCAGTTGGGCGCGCCGCTGTTCGACCGTGACCGGCGGGGGGTGGCGCTGACCCCGGCCGGTACGGCCCTGCTGCCGCACGCGCGGGCCGTGCTGGCCGCCTGGGAGTCCGGGCACGAGGCGGTACGGCGGGCCCGGGAGGCGGAGCGCGGCACCCTGGTGGTGGGGATGAGCACCAGCCCGGGGCGCGGCGGGCTGCTGCCCGCGATCCGGTCCCGTTTCACGGCCGCCCACCCGGAGGCGGTCCTGAAGCTGCGGCAGGTGGCGTGGGAGGACCCGACGGCGGGGCTCGCGGACGGGTCGAGCGACGTGGCGTTCGTGTGGCTGCCGCTGCTCGGGGAGGAACGGTTCCGCTGGGTCGTGGTGGCCGCCGAGCCCCGGCTCGTCGCCCTCCCGGAGTCGCACCCGCTCGCCGCCAGGGAACGCCTGGACTTCGCGGACCTCCTCGACGAGCCGTTCCTCGCGCTGCCCGCCACCGGTCCCGAACTGCGGGACCACTGGCTGGCCCTGGACGCCCGCGGCGGCCGCCCGCCGGTGATCGGCGCGGAGATCGCGAGTGCCGACGAGGCGTACGAGGCCCTGGTCGGCGGTCTCGGCGTCTGCCTGGTCGCCGCCGGCAACGCCCCGCTCCTCGCCCGCGACGGCGTCGTGACCCGCCCGGTCGACGGGGTCACCCCGACCTACTTCGTCCTCGCCTGGCGCGCTGACGACACCCGCCCCTTGGTCGCGGCCTACGCGCGGGCGGCGGCCGGTACCGGTCGGCGTACGGCCTGA
- a CDS encoding oxidoreductase — MSKVWLITGANSGFGRAFTEAAVAAGDVVVAAARRVSALDDLVAAHPDQVDPVALDVTDTAAIDRVVADVVERHGRVDVLVNNAGRTHVGSVEETADEELRSLFDVHLFGPAALTRAVLPHMRARRSGAIVQLSSVGGQGSMPGFGAYSATKFALEGLSEALAAEVRPLGIRVLIVEPGAFRTSLFGNGSLSGDTITDYADTVGATRSFVEAGDGGQAGDPAKAAAAVLTALNADEPPLRLALGDDSIDMIHAHLDLVRADLNAWDKVGRDTKFDA, encoded by the coding sequence ATGAGCAAGGTCTGGCTGATCACGGGCGCCAACAGCGGTTTCGGACGCGCCTTCACCGAAGCGGCGGTCGCCGCCGGCGACGTCGTGGTCGCCGCCGCCCGCCGGGTGTCGGCCCTGGACGACCTGGTCGCCGCCCACCCCGACCAGGTCGACCCGGTCGCCCTCGACGTCACCGACACGGCCGCGATCGACCGGGTCGTCGCCGACGTCGTCGAGCGCCACGGCCGCGTCGACGTCCTGGTCAACAACGCGGGCCGCACCCACGTCGGCTCGGTCGAGGAGACCGCCGACGAGGAGCTCCGCTCGCTCTTCGACGTGCACCTCTTCGGCCCCGCCGCCCTCACCCGCGCCGTGCTGCCCCACATGCGGGCCCGCCGCTCCGGCGCGATCGTGCAGCTCAGCAGTGTCGGCGGGCAGGGCTCGATGCCCGGCTTCGGCGCGTACAGCGCGACGAAGTTCGCCCTGGAGGGCCTGTCGGAGGCGCTGGCCGCCGAGGTGCGGCCGCTCGGCATCCGCGTCCTCATCGTGGAGCCCGGCGCCTTCCGCACCTCCCTCTTCGGCAACGGCAGCCTCAGCGGCGACACCATCACCGACTACGCCGACACGGTCGGCGCCACCCGCTCCTTCGTCGAGGCAGGCGACGGCGGCCAGGCCGGCGACCCGGCGAAGGCCGCGGCGGCGGTCCTGACCGCGCTGAACGCCGACGAGCCGCCGCTGCGGCTGGCTCTCGGCGACGACTCCATCGACATGATCCACGCCCACCTCGACCTGGTCCGGGCGGACCTGAACGCCTGGGACAAGGTCGGCCGGGACACCAAGTTCGACGCGTAG
- a CDS encoding adenylosuccinate synthase — translation MPALVLLGAQWGDEGKGKATDLLGGSVDYVVRYQGGNNAGHTVVVGDQKYALHLLPSGILSPGCTPVIGNGVVVDPAVLLSELSGLNERGVDTSKLLISGNAHLITPYNVTLDKVTERFLGKRKIGTTGRGIGPTYADKINRVGIRVQDLYDESILTQKVEAALEGKNQLLAKLYNRRAIDAAQIVEEMLQYAEQIKPFVADTTLILNNALDEDKVVLFEGGQGTLLDVDHGTYPFVTSSNPTAGGACTGAGVGPTKISRVIGILKAYTTRVGAGPFPTELFDEDGEALRRIGGERGVTTGRDRRCGWFDAVIARYATRVNGLTDFFLTKLDVLTGWEQIPVCVAYEIDGKRVEELPYSQSDFHHAKPIYEMLPGWSEDITKAKTFADLPKNAQAYVKALEEMSGAPISAIGVGPGRTETIEINSFL, via the coding sequence GTGCCCGCACTTGTGCTGCTCGGTGCTCAGTGGGGTGACGAGGGCAAGGGAAAGGCCACCGACCTGCTCGGTGGATCCGTTGACTATGTAGTGCGCTACCAGGGCGGCAACAACGCCGGCCACACCGTCGTCGTCGGCGACCAGAAGTACGCGCTGCATCTTCTCCCTTCCGGAATCCTCTCGCCGGGGTGTACCCCGGTGATCGGAAACGGTGTCGTCGTCGACCCGGCGGTCCTGCTCTCCGAGCTGAGCGGACTGAACGAGCGCGGCGTGGACACGTCGAAGCTCCTGATCAGCGGTAACGCCCACCTGATCACCCCGTACAACGTCACCCTCGACAAGGTGACGGAACGGTTCCTCGGTAAGCGCAAGATCGGCACCACGGGCCGCGGCATCGGCCCCACCTACGCCGACAAGATCAACCGCGTCGGCATCCGGGTCCAGGACCTGTACGACGAGTCGATCCTCACCCAGAAGGTCGAGGCGGCGCTGGAGGGCAAGAACCAGCTGCTCGCCAAGCTCTACAACCGCCGCGCGATCGACGCCGCCCAGATCGTCGAGGAGATGCTCCAGTACGCGGAGCAGATCAAGCCGTTCGTCGCGGACACCACGCTGATCCTCAACAACGCGCTCGACGAGGACAAGGTCGTCCTCTTCGAGGGCGGCCAGGGCACCCTCCTGGACGTGGACCACGGCACGTACCCCTTCGTCACCTCCTCGAACCCGACCGCGGGCGGCGCCTGCACCGGCGCCGGCGTGGGCCCGACGAAGATCAGCCGGGTCATCGGCATCCTCAAGGCGTACACGACCCGCGTCGGCGCCGGCCCGTTCCCGACGGAGCTCTTCGACGAGGACGGCGAGGCGCTGCGCCGCATCGGTGGCGAGCGCGGTGTCACCACCGGCCGTGACCGCCGCTGCGGCTGGTTCGACGCGGTCATCGCGCGCTACGCGACCCGGGTCAACGGCCTGACCGACTTCTTCCTCACCAAGCTCGACGTGCTGACCGGCTGGGAGCAGATCCCGGTCTGCGTCGCGTACGAGATCGACGGCAAGCGCGTCGAGGAGCTGCCGTACTCGCAGAGCGACTTCCACCACGCGAAGCCGATCTACGAGATGCTGCCGGGCTGGTCCGAGGACATCACCAAGGCCAAGACCTTCGCGGACCTGCCGAAGAACGCGCAGGCGTACGTGAAGGCCCTGGAGGAGATGTCGGGCGCCCCGATCTCCGCGATCGGCGTCGGCCCCGGCCGCACCGAGACGATCGAGATCAACTCCTTCCTGTAG